tttaaaatttttttctcgatctgcgtgccagggtcgtacgacctggatttgagaaaaaaattcacccagaggctcaggaaccaaaataggtcgaattttatatgaccataggggttttcggggccttctaagcacgatggtgaggtccgtttaggcccaaagtgcttagaaagaaaaggtcaaaccctaggtacacaaaaaaattcctgaaaccccagatctgcttccaaagccaaaaatctcaaaacaagaataggtagctgcaaatctgaagctctgataccatataggagttgagaaatacaaccccacaagagcctgaagatcttctgcaagccgaataacctgttacaaggagaagcaatgaagcaaaatctgaagaacatacaaaacacagagaatatgttcaaaaagagagagctcaatattcacaaaaatatgtaatgtgattcttacaaagaaaagaaagaactcaacctttaataggccaataaaccctaaaaagggaaaacctaggtttgcacataataattaattatatgcacctaaagttagcttaagtgtaaaagagataaagggaacctaaataattaaacaaagaaggtttaattaatcaagtaaatacccaaatactctaacaaatttaaataacacttttaaGTAATTAGGATTAGAATTCAACtatggttagggttaaagttaCAATTTTGGCtatggttcaatttgatttagtgttagatCTAGTTTTCAATTTCATTTATAATTACAACTCAATTTGGTTTATTGTTATAGTTAGGATTTCATATAATTAGAGTTATATGATTGGTATTAACACATTAATCCCACTTTAATAATGGTTACAATTGAATTAGGTTACATACAAgtcaaaataatttgaaaagaaaatcaaaaaatgctaaatattattttaaagacttaaattttttccaaaaaaacacAATTAGAAATTGGATTCGGGAAATGTgataataagatgcaaattatttgagccaattggattgaagaaaaataatttatgtaaattgaaaacttaaaaatcacgcatctaactatttaaaaattaaaaaacaaatatcCAAAATAAAATTCATTGATATAATTAGTGAAaacaaacatcaaaagaaaaaattcaaagataTAATTGGTGGAGAAAGAATTGAATAATAACTAGTTAATGAAAATTGGGTGCAATCAATTGCAATAATACTAGCCTAAAGACAAGTACTAAAAAACCAAATACTACAAAAATCATTTATTAATAGTATTAACAATAAATTCATAAAAGAAAATAAAGCTATTAACTAAAAATATAGTAAaaagaaatcaaataaataaacaaCAAAACACACATTAATTTTATTGGCCACAACCTTTCAATTTGAAGTCAAACATTGCTAATCCACTATGATATATATTTGTTTTAATTATTCAAAGTAAACAATGACAATAGTATTTATTTGAGATAAAAAACTAAAATTACTTATTATTtacaaatgaaaattttaatttccattaataactattttatttattatttacatgCTTGTAACTAATTATTGTTTTATTGACTAGTTTATTGTATaataactatttaatttacattctATAATTATTTACTTTAAATGTAATTTAATTGAGAAAATAGATCAATTGATACTTTAAATTTTTTAGAATTTATTTGACATAAAAAAACTATGAAATTTATATTAAAACATTCAATTTTATACACAGAAATTCAACTTCTATAAACAAAATCAAATGTATAATGTGAATTTAACCCTAATAAATCTTATAATTCTTGATAACTACATAGATTCACTTAATATCTTCACGTAATATTAAAAacactttaaaaaaattaatatacaagaatCTTCTCCTTAATAAGACTCTCATTTCtacttaataattttaaaataataatcaaaGATACAAAACAATTATATAATAACATAATTATAGCAATGTTACATTTGTACTTAGATGGGGACGGGTATATTGGGGACGCGTTTATTCTAGCTCCGTATTGCGtattttacactgtcgattttgcaatagAATGAATCTTCATTAATGCTCATAAATACATACattaagatatttgacatggaactAAATAGAGCTTGTCCATCCAGCCTTAAACGCAACATATTAAGCGGTTCAGTGACATATGCGAATTTCTTTTAAATGCAGACTTTTATATTGATAAGTTCCATTCATACACGTAAATGAGTTTTGACAGATGGGGCATCTTATAGAATAGGTATATATTCATCGCATATCCGCCAAATGGGAAACAAATGTTTGTATGTTGTCCGAAAACGAGTGTTTCCAGTTGTAAAATCGGGAGAGAGACAATGAAAGCGATTGAGAGAGAGTGTTGACACATCTTATCGCTTATCGCGTGGGGTCTTTTCAACTTTTTATGGGCACCTATCACCCACCTTTTTCAGCGCAAATATTCATGATAAATTTTAGGACAGTCATGAATGAAGAGTTATAATATAGTTTCATTTTCGATTCTTTGGGAATGAAAAGTTCTTACAATTTCCCTTCTAGATGAGGACAGGAAAGGGATATAACTCAGTGGTAGAGTGTcaccttgacgtggtgaaagtcatCAGTTCAAAACTGATTATCCCTAAATCTAATGCGAGTTATAATTTAATATTCATTAACAAAGTAGGAATTACTTGGGAGaaagaattttattaatattttaattgttatcttttaGGAAACAAAAAGTAAGGTGTTGAAAATTTGTATTTTTGTTGGTGTCATTTATTGAGGTATTTGGTTTTCTTTCATATATCTATCAAATTAATAAGTCTTTTATTTCATGATGAGTCTTGTATTGAACAATATATGATTTGATGAAAAAAAACTCTTGGATTCAAGTGTCAAAAAGTTGTTTAATTTTCTTACAATCATTgttaacatacatatatataaatacacatgtcTATCATATTCTCTGACCTCACGCTGAAAGGAACATGATCATTAGAAAGTGTCGAATAATAATATTTACTCATTTCATATTTTCACAAGATTTTAGTGATAAAATAttgttaaataaaaattattaatactTATAATACCCTGCTCAATTATTAAGAGtaccaaattttttttattaaggacATGTCCTCATGTGGCTGGTTAGTTTATTCTGGTTAGCAGTCACTCCTCAATATTTTAAGGAGCAATTTGTGGAGCAGGTGGCCATGAACAATTTTCATATTTTGCTTATAATTAAGCAGTCAACTTAAATTCTTCTGCCACATAAATAATAAATTGTTTAAGTAGTATTAATATGATTATATGTGATATATTTTAGAgaggaaaaatgttaaaaatggAGGCAAACAAATTTGTGCTTCCATGTGGCATTTTCCCATGATTAAAAATTTGTATGGGGACACTCTAACTCCTTATTTTTAAGCAGAAAATGGATTTAAAGGCATGGAGACATGGGGTAAGGCAAGGGTCTCATGgagggggcttaagctctattATTAAGGACGGGATTGATTAGAATCTTTTCCTTAAAAAATAGAGCCGCTACCTTTTAGGCTTGAAAATCTAAGggtggggtcccatggaggggggcttcctaaaaaatagagctggagTTGCTAAGCTTTTTTAGCTGGCGGTCCCATGGATTTTGTTTTGCACTTCACCTTAAAAATTTAAGGATGTCATGAACTTTGTAGTGCAGATTAACTTAAGTTTAAACTCTTAAATTTAAGTAAATTGGTAGTAAacaaatttagattttttactaaaATTTATGTAATTGGCAAATGGCATAATACATTcctaagctggtggggcaatttctagccccaccccattttcacaAGCTTAGATTTTCAAGCCTAAAAGGTAGGGGCggggctctattttttaggaaaagattctaaTTAATCCCGTAGCcaaaaattttttttttcatgggactgcctcttccttaaaaatagagcttaagccccctccatgggaccccaccCTAAGCTGCTGAAAATGGGGTgaaattgccccaccagcttaggAATGTATTATGACATTTCTCAATTACATAAATTTTAGAAAAGAAACTAAATTTATTTACTACCAATTTAAAAGCCCCCTCCATCGAACCCCACCCTAATCGAACCCCACCCTAAGAGGAGGTAAATTTTGACCAAAAAATCTATGAGACAAAATAAAACAGGCACCGTATTTGGTGAGAGTAGGTTTCAGCTCTCCTCCTGAATAATACACGTGGAATGACGTCATTAAATTGCAACAAAAGTAATTGAtgggttggtagaaaacctgtgTTTTTCTTTCAATTGGCGGAgatatttattaatataataaaaattgaATCAGATTGTTAACCTAGTGGAAGAATCTTGCGTGGGGTTTTCCAATCAAATCTGATACACCCAATGTCCTATCACTAGACTAGCGGCAAAAATTTTACGTACATTTGCCGTATGTCTAACGAGTTCTGCTTTGCCACGGCACCACTATTGTACCGTACGGACGTTCGGAAAATTGTTGTACAACTCATCAACTTGACAATTGTCGACTGAACACAGTCGTGACTCCTCCACTTCTATATAACAAACTCAACCCAGTCTCTCCGCCTACCACGGAATCAGAAAGGCATAGTTTTCGGTTCGCACCGACCGCCAGAAATTTCAGTTAGAGCCTTTCTAATCTACTCTGAAATCTAAAAATTCAATGGGCGGCCACAGATTGGAAGGCCTGCTTACGAATAAGTGGTTAGGGTTTGTGACGGCTATATGGGTGCAGGCCATTGCTGGAAATAACTATACATTTGCCAATTATTCTGTGGCCCTGAAGGCCATTTTGGGGTTAAACCAGGTGCAGCTTAATAACCTCAGCGTCGCCAAAGATGTGGGGAAAGCTTTCGGTTTGGTTGCAGGTTTTGCTTCGGATATTTTGCCGGCCTGGGTGATTTTGCTCATTGGCTCTGTTGAAGGACTCCTGGGTTACGGTGCTCAATGCTTGGTGGTCAGTCACAAGATTCGACCTCCGCCCTATTGGCAGGTAAACTTTTACTGCTTCTTCTCTGGTTTTTGGGTTATGTTATTGTGTAGGTGCTAATAATGGCTTGAAATGGCGGCGCAGATGTGTGTGTTTCTTTGCATGGGAGGAAACAGCACGACGTGGATGAACACGGCCGTGCTGGTTACGTGCATGCGCAACTTCCCGAAGAACAGAGGCCCTGTGGTGGGGATTTTGAAAGGCTATATTGGCCTCAGCACCGCCATTTTCACCGACATTTGTAGTGCCCTTTTTGCCAGCAATCCTTCGTCGTTTTTATTGATGCTCACTGTCATCCCTGGCCTCGTCTGCTTCACGGCCATGGTGTTTATGCGACCCGTGCCTCCTGCAGCTGACGAAAGGGAAGAGAGAGAGGAAGTTAACAGTTTTTCTGTCCTGAATATCTTGGCAGTTGTTTCCGCTGTCTATTTGCTTGCCTTCGATACGACTGGCGAGCACGGAGTTGTGCTTTCGCGTGCTTTTGTGGgcttcttgttgcttcttctcGCCGCCCCTTTGATCGTGCCCGCCAAACTTTCGATTCAGCAACGCTTTTCTGCCCACAGGGGATCGAATCCCGCGAAATCGAGCAGGAAACAAATTTTAGAGCCCTTGTTAGAAACCGACGAGGAACGTTCTACCGAGGTTGGCAGTTCTGTATCTGCTGTTACTCAATCTCCGCCGCCACCGCCGCCACCAAGCCTGAACCAGATTGCACGCACGCCGCTTATTGGTGAAGATCATACGATATTTGAGGCGATGCAGAAATTTGACTTCTGGTTACTGTTCTTGGCGTTTCTTTGCGGCGTTGGGACTGGAATGGCAGTGATTAACAACATGGGTCAGATTGGGCTGGCCATGGGCTACGTTGACGTTTCTGTGTTTGTGTCTCTCATCAGCATTTGGGGATTCTTTGGGAGGATTGGAGCGGGCTCCATTTCTGAGCATTTTCTAAGGTATATCCTGTTTTCTACAAATATAATATTCAAACTCAAGCTTAGAATAATTCCACAACTGAAAGAAGTACCAACGGTGAATTCAATTTAACTATAAAAAGATGTATACGAGACATCTGGGTCACCTGGGTGACTGGATCAGTTATTAAGTTCCGTAATGATAGTATAATTAATTAGCTTAATATATTTAAGATTAGATTGTGTGATTGATCAACACAATTTAATAACCTGATTAGGCTCCTAAATGTTAAAAAAACTGTTTTCACCCATTTACTTCATGCTTGGTCTTGAGATTCCCTAACTTGGATCAGATCTGATGCTCTCATTTATGACCAAAACTTTTGGATTTTCAGGAAGGCGGGTGTACCTAGACCGGTGTGGATGGCTATATCGCAGGTGGTGATGATAGTGGGGTACATAACAATGGCCGTCGGAATGCAGGGGTCTCTCTACATTGGGTCTGTGGTGGTGGGCATCTGCTATGGCGTTCGTCTCTCCATTTCAGTTCCCACGGCATCTGAGCTTTTTGGATTGAAATATTACGGCTTGATTTACAACTTCCTCATCCTCAACTTGCCGTTGGGGTCCTTCCTCTTCTCTGGCCTTTTGGCTGGGATTTTATACGACATTGAGGCTGCCAAAGACCAGAAAGGAAATGTAATCTCACCACTTTTAACTAGAGGATGGTCATATGTAAATTTCAGCGGTCTCTTAAGAGGGCAACACGAGTTATATGTGGAAAATGGAAAGACATGCGTGGGGGCACACTGTTACAGATTGGTTTTCCTGGTGATGGCTGGAATTTGCCTTTTGGGATTAGGCCTGGACTTGCTTCTCACCTTTCGGATGAAGAAATTGTATTCCAACTTATACAAGGCTAGGAAGGCCAGAGTCTCACAACACATCAGGCAAAAGCTCTGAGGTTCTACGTATTATCTGTTATAGTGTATTGTTTAATTACAATCGAGCTTTTGTAGCAGTGAAGAAGTACAAGCAAATTTGTATGTCATGTTTGTAAGATCGGTAAATAGTTTAGCTAATAAATAAACTGGAAGTTGTTCTATAGAAGCGATGTATTTTCCAAGTGTTAAATTGTGTATGTTTAGGATTTTAATTGGTATAGTTTTGAGCTGATTTTATCAGTAATCTgttataagaatttattttttttgataatgataatggttatttatttatttatttattatatctaATTGGTTTTTATATGGA
The nucleotide sequence above comes from Cryptomeria japonica chromosome 11, Sugi_1.0, whole genome shotgun sequence. Encoded proteins:
- the LOC131080098 gene encoding protein NUCLEAR FUSION DEFECTIVE 4 — its product is MGGHRLEGLLTNKWLGFVTAIWVQAIAGNNYTFANYSVALKAILGLNQVQLNNLSVAKDVGKAFGLVAGFASDILPAWVILLIGSVEGLLGYGAQCLVVSHKIRPPPYWQMCVFLCMGGNSTTWMNTAVLVTCMRNFPKNRGPVVGILKGYIGLSTAIFTDICSALFASNPSSFLLMLTVIPGLVCFTAMVFMRPVPPAADEREEREEVNSFSVLNILAVVSAVYLLAFDTTGEHGVVLSRAFVGFLLLLLAAPLIVPAKLSIQQRFSAHRGSNPAKSSRKQILEPLLETDEERSTEVGSSVSAVTQSPPPPPPPSLNQIARTPLIGEDHTIFEAMQKFDFWLLFLAFLCGVGTGMAVINNMGQIGLAMGYVDVSVFVSLISIWGFFGRIGAGSISEHFLRKAGVPRPVWMAISQVVMIVGYITMAVGMQGSLYIGSVVVGICYGVRLSISVPTASELFGLKYYGLIYNFLILNLPLGSFLFSGLLAGILYDIEAAKDQKGNVISPLLTRGWSYVNFSGLLRGQHELYVENGKTCVGAHCYRLVFLVMAGICLLGLGLDLLLTFRMKKLYSNLYKARKARVSQHIRQKL